From one Lotus japonicus ecotype B-129 chromosome 3, LjGifu_v1.2 genomic stretch:
- the LOC130746724 gene encoding universal stress protein PHOS32, translating to MKPQPPVRSEPEHPVPTLSPRFTFTLASGSHRKIAIAVDLSDESAYAVRWAVQNYLRPGDEVILLHVRPTSVLYGADWGAVDHNAEDGDGGDSSEESRRKLEDDFDNFTSTKASDLAEPLVEEQIPFKIHIVKDHDMKERLCLEVERLGLSAVIMGSRGFGASKRAAKGRLGSVSDYCVHHCVCPVVVVRYPEENDAGGVHGGNDSVRVGEHVELHPVPEEEHEEYHDASDEQKDA from the exons ATGAAACCGCAACCACCGGTCCGGTCCGAACCGGAGCATCCGGTTCCGACACTCTCCCCTCGGTTCACCTTCACCCTCGCCTCCGGTTCCCACCGCAAGATCGCGATCGCCGTTGATCTCAGCGACGAGAGCGCCTACGCCGTCCGATGGGCCGTCCAGAACTACCTCCGCCCCGGCGACGAGGTCATTCTCCTCCACGTCCGCCCCACCAGCGTCCTCTACGGCGCCGACTGGGGCGCCGTCGACCACAACGCCGAAGATGGCGACGGCGGAGACTCTTCGGAGGAGTCGCGGCGGAAGCTAGAGGATGATTTCGACAACTTCACCTCGACGAAGGCGAGCGACCTGGCGGAGCCACTGGTGGAGGAGCAAATCCCGTTCAAGATTCACATTGTGAAGGACCATGATATGAAGGAGCGGCTTTGCTTGGAGGTGGAGAGGCTTGGGCTCAGCGCCGTCATCATGGGTAGCCGAGGGTTTGGTGCTTCCAAGAGAGCCGCTAAGGGTAGGCTTGGGAGTGTCAGTGATTACTGTGTTCACCATTGTGTGTGTCCTGTTGTGGTTGTGCGGTACCCTGAGGAGAATGATGCTGGTGGGGTTCATGGAGGAAACGACAGTGTTAGAGTTGGGGAACATGTAGAACTCCACCCTGTGCCTGAGGAAGAGCACGAGGAGTACCATGATGCTTCGGATGAACAGAAAG ATGCTTAA
- the LOC130746722 gene encoding zinc finger protein CONSTANS-LIKE 4-like, which produces MKNCELCKVPARTFCESDQASLCWECDTKVHGANFLVARHTRTLLCHACQAPTPWKASGARLGNTLSLCDACAGGTKFVADQGEEESEAGNDDDIYTDDDEDDDEDGDEDDDDVGGDEDGDNQVVPWSSTAPPPSASSSSSSEESVSRCDNGDEGVSLKRRREDHDFQNSNHGAYQRRRGAKWGGEEVDWLGCGVEPPLKVLKLRPLSGGETRPPSSP; this is translated from the exons ATGAAGAACTGCGAGCTCTGCAAGGTTCCGGCGAGGACCTTCTGCGAGTCAGATCAGGCAAGCCTATGTTGGGAGTGCGACACCAAAGTTCACGGTGCCAACTTCTTGGTAGCCAGGCACACAAGGACCCTTCTCTGCCACGCTTGCCAGGCGCCTACGCCCTGGAAGGCTTCCGGCGCTAGGCTTGGCAACACTCTCTCCTTGTGCGACGCCTGCGCCGGCGGAACCAAGTTCGTCGCCGATCAAGGTGAAGAAGAGAGTGAAGCAGGCAATGACGATGATATATACACCGACGacgatgaggatgatgatgaggacGGCGATGAGGATGATGACGACGTTGGCGGCGATGAAGACGGTGATAACCAGGTTGTCCCTTGGTCCTCCACCGCGCCGCCACCGTCGGCTTCTAGTTCATCCAGCAGCGAAGAGTCGGTTAGCCGGTGCGATAACGGCGATGAGGGTGTTTCTTTGAAACGACGTCGTGAGGATCATGATTTTCag aattCGAACCACGGGGCATATCAACGGAGGCGCGGTGCAAAGTGGGGAGGAGAGGAGGTGGATTGGTTAGGATGCGGCGTGGAACCGCCGTTGAAGGTGTTGAAGCTGCGGCCATTGAGCGGCGGAGAGACGAGACCACCGTCGTCGCCTTAG
- the LOC130746726 gene encoding G-type lectin S-receptor-like serine/threonine-protein kinase At2g19130, which yields MRNQCFWLSLLILFFSFLNPPPSLAALTTISGNQSLSGDQTLVSKGGTFELGFFKPGNNSSNYYIGMWYKKVSQPTFVWVANRDHPISDKKTAKLTISGGNLVLFDGSSNQVWSTNITNNSGSVVAVLLDSGNLVLRDRVDAPESDTPLWQSFDHPTDTWLPGGKIKLDNKTKKPQYLTSWKNTEDPATGLFSLELDPKGTNSYLILWNKSEEYWTSGPWNGRIFSLVPEMRANYIYNFTFVANENESYFTYSLYNPSIISRFVMDISGQIKQLSWLENIKQWNLFWSQPRRQCDVYAFCGAFGSCTENSMPYCSCLTGFGPKSQSDWDLEDHSGGCQRKTKLQCEDSNASKGNKDKDKFLAIPNMALPKHAQSVGSGNIEECESTCFNNCSCSAYAYDSNGCSIWIGELLNLQQLSSDDSSRETLYLKLAASEFDDAKSNKGVIIGVVVGVVVGIGVLLALILFFMVRRRRRMVGTGKPVEGSLVAFGYRDLQNATKNFSEKLGGGGFGYVFKGTLADSSFVAVKRLESISQGEKQFRSEVSTIGTVQHVNLVRLRGFCSEGAKKLLVYDYMPNGSLDFHLFKNQNSEVLDWKVRYQIALGTARGLTYLHEKCRDCIIHCDVKPENILLDADFCPKVADFGLAKLVGREFSRVLTTMRGTRGYLAPEWISGVAVTAKADVYSYGMMLFEFVSGRRNSDPSEDGQVKFFPTFAANVVIQGGNVLSLLDPRLEGNADIEEVTKVIKVASWCVQDSESFRPSMGQVVQILEGIMDVNVPPLPRSLQVFEENPEKLVFFTDSSSNQSSQVRSNVSGTSSQVKSSISSASNKSMEEN from the coding sequence ATGAGGAACCAATGTTTCTGGCTTTCTCTTCtcattcttttcttctctttcttaaACCCTCCTCCTTCCCTTGCAGCTCTAACCACCATCTCAGGAAACCAATCTCTCTCTGGGGACCAGACCCTTGTCTCCAAAGGTGGAACATTTGAACTGGGTTTCTTCAAACCAGGTAACAATTCCTCTAACTACTACATAGGCATGTGGTACAAAAAGGTTTCTCAGCCAACGTTTGTCTGGGTAGCCAACAGAGACCACCCCATCTCTGACAAAAAAACTGCCAAGTTAACAATTTCTGGTGGTAATCTAGTTCTCTTTGATGGCTCTTCAAATCAAGTTTGGTCAACAAACATTACCAACAACTCAGGTTCTGTTGTGGCTGTTCTTCTAGATTCTGGAAACCTTGTTCTAAGAGACAGGGTTGATGCACCAGAATCAGATACTCCTCTGTGGCAGAGTTTTGATCATCCAACAGATACATGGCTTCCAGGTGGAAAAATCAAGCTTGACAACAAAACAAAGAAGCCTCAGTATTTGACATCATGGAAGAATACAGAGGATCCTGCAACGGGTTTGTTCTCTCTGGAATTGGACCCTAAAGGGACTAATTCTTATTTGATTCTTTGGAACAAGTCTGAAGAGTATTGGACTAGTGGCCCTTGGAATGGAAGAATTTTCAGTTTGGTTCCTGAGATGAGGGCGAACTATATCTATAATTTCACTTTTGTGGcgaatgagaatgagagttaCTTCACATACTCATTGTATAATCCTTCCATTATATCAAGGTTTGTGATGGATATTTCAGGGCAGATTAAGCagctatcttggttggagaatATCAAGCAATGGAACTTGTTTTGGTCACAGCCAAGAAGACAGTGTGATGTTTATGCTTTTTGTGGAGCATTTGGGAGCTGTACTGAAAATTCAATGCCTTATTGTAGCTGTTTGACTGGTTTTGGGCCAAAATCACAGTCTGATTGGGATCTGGAGGATCATTCAGGTGGGTGTCAGAGGAAAACCAAGTTGCAATGTGAGGATTCTAATGCTTCTAAGGGGAATAAGGATAAAGATAAGTTTCTTGCAATCCCCAACATGGCATTGCCTAAACATGCACAATCTGTAGGATCAGGGAATATTGAGGAGTGTGAATCAACCTGCTTCAACAACTGCTCTTGCAGTGCTTATGCATATGACAGTAATGGATGTTCAATTTGGATTGGAGAACTTCTGAATCTGCAGCAGCTATCTTCAGATGATAGTAGTAGAGAAACTTTGTATCTCAAACTCGCAGCGTCCGAGTTTGATGATGCTAAAAGCAACAAGGGGGTGATTATTGGTGTTGTTGTGGGTGTGGTTGTGGGGATAGGGGTTTTACTGGCCCTTATTTTGTTTTTCATggttaggagaaggaggagaatgGTTGGAACTGGAAAACCTGTGGAGGGTTCTTTGGTGGCATTTGGGTATAGAGATTTGCAAAATGCTACTAAGAATTTCTCTGAGAAATTGGGAGGAGGAGGGTTTGGTTATGTTTTCAAAGGAACATTAGCTGATTCGAGTTTCGTAGCAGTGAAAAGGCTGGAGAGTATTAGCCAAGGAGAGAAGCAGTTCCGATCAGAAGTGAGCACAATTGGGACAGTACAGCATGTTAATCTCGTTCGGCTCCGCGGTTTCTGCTCAGAAGGTGCCAAAAAGCTTCTGGTTTATGATTACATGCCAAATGGCTCCTTGGATTTTCATCTGTTCAAGAACCAGAACTCTGAGGTGTTGGATTGGAAAGTGAGGTACCAAATTGCCCTGGGAACTGCAAGGGGGTTAACTTACCTCCATGAGAAGTGCAGAGATTGTATCATACATTGTGATGTGAAGCCTGAAAACATTCTCTTAGATGCTGATTTTTGTCCGAAAGTTGCGGATTTTGGGCTTGCAAAGCTAGTTGGAAGAGAGTTCAGCAGGGTCCTCACAACAATGAGAGGAACTAGGGGCTATCTTGCTCCAGAGTGGATTTCTGGGGTGGCTGTCACGGCGAAAGCCGATGTGTACAGCTATGGAATGATGCTTTTTGAGTTTGTATCAGGGAGGAGGAACTCTGATCCATCTGAAGATGGCCAAGTTAAGTTCTTTCCTACCTTTGCTGCAAATGTGGTTATCCAAGGTGGAAATGTTCTTAGCCTGTTGGACCCTAGGTTGGAGGGAAATGCTGACATTGAagaggttactaaagtgatcaAAGTTGCATCATGGTGTGTTCAAGATAGTGAATCTTTCAGACCAAGCATGGGTCAGGTGGTTCAAATTCTTGAGGGGATCATGGATGTGAATGTGCCTCCACTTCCAAGATCCCTTCAAGTGTTTGAGGAAAACCCAGAGAAGTTGGTTTTCTTCACAGACTCTAGCTCTAACCAGAGTTCACAGGTTAGGAGCAATGTCTCAGGTACCTCCTCTCAGGTCAAAAGTAGCATCTCATCAGCAAGCAACAAGTCCATGGAAGAAAATTAA
- the LOC130746727 gene encoding uncharacterized protein LOC130746727: protein MGPQQCQVCNQVQSKYKCPSCYLPYCSLVCFKKHKEFPCVKPPSSEAKTTAALESPAKEPIVIDEPIEVLQKYQLEAIASSSEIRDALNDKALQELIFRIDCSSNAENELDKAMEEEAFRLFTDKILSTTNP, encoded by the exons ATGGGTCCTCAACAATGTCAAGTTTGCAACCAAGTTCAGTCCAAATACAAGTGCCCTTCATGTTATTTACCTTA CTGTTCCCTGGTTTGCTTCAAGAAACACAAAG AATTTCCATGTGTCAAGCCACCCTCTTCAGAAGCCAAAACAA CTGCTGCTTTGGAATCACCTGCAAAAGAGCCAATAGTCATTGATGAACCAATTGAAGTGTTGCAAAAATACCAACTGGAGGCTATAG CCTCTTCCAGTGAGATTCGCGATGCTTTGAATGATAAAGCGCTTCAAGAACTAATTTTCCGCATTGATTGTTCCTCAAATGCAGAGAAT GAACTTGATAAAGCTATGGAGGAGGAGGCATTTCGCTTGTTCACAGACAAG ATTTTATCAACCACCAACCCCTAA
- the LOC130744899 gene encoding uncharacterized protein LOC130744899 has product MGETAFIPRMSLTPSNADILFKFQRRQFSVTLCFAMTINKSHGQSSTHVGLYLPRPVFTHEQLYVALSRVKSRKCLKILVLDDQGSINKCQAAYWSSNLKDNIVAIRLCCSNIELVAKFNLKSEVIITEHRQQVLLSNHAVDIFVNF; this is encoded by the exons ATGGGAGAAACAGCCtttattccaaggatgagcttAACTCCATCTAATGCTGACATTCTATTCAAATTCCAGCGCAGACAATTCTCTGTTactttatgttttgcaatgactataaataaaagtcatgGACAATCTTCAACTCATGTTGGACTGTATTTGCCAAGGCCTGTCTTTACTCATGAGCAATTATATGTTGCACTATcaagagttaaatctagaaaatgtTTGAAGATACTAGTCCTAGATGACCAAGGA AGTATAAATAAATGTCAAGCAGCTTATTGGTCATCTAACTTGAAGGATAATATTGTTGCTATAag GTTATGTTGCTCAAATATTGAATTGGTAGCAAAATTCAACTTGAAGTCTGAAGTCATTATCACTGAACATAGACAACAAGTTCTATTAAGCAATCATGCTGTTGACATTTTTGtgaatttttaa